The following proteins come from a genomic window of Edaphobacter sp. 4G125:
- a CDS encoding efflux RND transporter periplasmic adaptor subunit: MTSQSILKFSCSLSICFLLTACEKKFNPVDGAPPTTQVIENGNNDVVSVDKLGQFPLVVAERFETANKLNVTGTVAPDISREVPVISLASGRVVDIKARLDDNVKKGDLLLRVQSPDITNAYDTYLKAVNDEQLANRAYIRAKDLYTHGAISQAQLEQAEDIEKDAQADLHAAEQQLETLGARKDHPSSLVNVYAPISGVIVAQNVTNGAAAGVTFSGSSNAFTIADLSVVWILCDVYENDLPKIQRGQSAQIRLNAYPDRVLMGRISDIGPVLDPSIRTAKVRIEVANPGILKIGMFVTATLESNTKEVRAVVPTTAILHLHDRQWVFIPSGGTQFRRVEVNTGSMLEGDRQEIISGLNPGQQVVARALQMEAMLEAR, translated from the coding sequence GTGACAAGCCAGTCTATTTTGAAATTTAGTTGCAGTCTAAGCATATGTTTTCTGCTGACAGCGTGCGAGAAGAAATTCAATCCTGTCGATGGTGCGCCTCCAACAACGCAGGTAATTGAGAACGGCAACAACGACGTGGTGAGCGTCGACAAATTGGGGCAGTTCCCTCTAGTTGTCGCCGAGAGATTCGAAACGGCAAACAAACTCAACGTTACTGGCACAGTGGCCCCTGACATCTCACGCGAGGTTCCGGTCATCTCTCTAGCCAGCGGACGTGTCGTAGATATCAAAGCAAGGCTTGACGACAATGTAAAGAAGGGCGACCTTCTATTGCGCGTCCAAAGCCCGGACATCACCAACGCGTATGACACCTATCTGAAAGCTGTTAACGACGAGCAGCTTGCGAACCGGGCCTACATCCGTGCTAAGGACCTCTACACTCACGGTGCAATCTCGCAAGCCCAGCTGGAGCAAGCCGAAGATATAGAGAAAGATGCGCAAGCCGACCTACATGCAGCCGAACAGCAACTCGAAACACTCGGCGCCCGCAAGGATCATCCATCGAGCCTTGTTAATGTGTATGCGCCGATTTCGGGGGTCATCGTCGCGCAGAATGTGACCAATGGTGCAGCTGCGGGCGTGACGTTCTCCGGCTCATCAAACGCCTTCACCATTGCCGATCTGTCCGTAGTCTGGATTCTCTGCGATGTCTATGAGAACGACCTTCCCAAAATACAACGAGGACAATCAGCGCAGATCCGACTCAACGCGTATCCGGACAGAGTGTTGATGGGTCGCATCAGCGACATAGGCCCCGTACTTGACCCCAGCATTCGCACAGCCAAAGTCCGCATTGAGGTGGCTAATCCGGGAATCCTGAAGATCGGTATGTTCGTTACAGCAACGCTTGAAAGCAACACGAAGGAAGTGCGTGCTGTTGTACCCACCACTGCGATTTTGCATCTGCACGATCGTCAATGGGTCTTCATACCGTCGGGTGGTACGCAGTTCCGTCGAGTGGAGGTAAATACCGGCTCGATGCTCGAAGGTGATCGGCAAGAGATCATCTCAGGCTTGAACCCAGGCCAACAGGTCGTCGCCCGTGCGCTGCAGATGGAAGCGATGCTGGAGGCGCGATGA
- a CDS encoding TolC family protein — protein MKPIHRDNTFSYLLSNIVVCAFVLWGQYSYAQTSYTWDQVRSRFEAANPTLRADAINVDEMKAQEITAFLRPNPSLTLSSDGTQIARYQGIWKPTAGTQVSPAVTYLHERQHKRELRLESAKEGTQIATSLHEDLERNLLFTLRTQFVQTLEAKTIVDISHQQLEYYDKIIEMSRARFKSGDLAQIDLDRIELLRVQYESDLQTAEVNLRTAKIQLLQLLNDRTPVEQFDVQGAFDFSDKLESLDTYRQTALDTRPDLKAALESIQQATTNHKLAAANGSTDPTFGGWYTYNPSFNNQYAHQTIGASVSIPLRIFDRNQGEKQRTQLDIGRNQQLSEATRAQVFSDVDSAYAIVNSNVILLRPYKDKYLSQALRVRDTVTYSWQHGGASLMDFLNAQSDYRGVQLAYAQLIGSYLTATGQLNLAVGREVIP, from the coding sequence ATGAAGCCAATCCATCGTGACAATACGTTCTCCTACCTCTTATCAAATATTGTCGTCTGTGCCTTTGTTCTGTGGGGTCAGTATTCGTATGCTCAGACGAGTTATACGTGGGATCAGGTCCGAAGCAGATTTGAAGCAGCCAATCCTACATTGCGTGCTGACGCCATCAATGTAGATGAGATGAAGGCGCAAGAGATCACTGCTTTCCTGCGGCCAAATCCGAGCCTCACATTATCAAGCGACGGCACACAGATTGCGCGGTATCAAGGAATATGGAAACCAACCGCGGGCACGCAGGTGTCACCAGCTGTTACTTACCTGCATGAACGTCAGCACAAACGAGAATTGCGGCTCGAGAGCGCCAAGGAAGGTACTCAAATTGCAACCTCTTTGCATGAGGACCTCGAACGCAACCTGCTCTTTACTCTACGAACACAATTTGTACAGACTCTTGAAGCCAAAACGATCGTGGACATCTCACACCAACAACTGGAGTACTACGACAAGATCATTGAAATGAGCCGTGCACGCTTCAAGAGTGGTGATTTGGCGCAGATTGATCTGGACAGGATCGAACTCCTACGTGTGCAGTATGAGTCCGACCTGCAGACCGCCGAAGTCAATCTGCGCACTGCAAAGATTCAGCTGTTGCAGCTGTTGAACGACCGTACCCCCGTGGAACAGTTCGACGTGCAAGGTGCCTTCGACTTTTCTGACAAGCTGGAGTCGCTCGACACCTATCGCCAGACCGCGCTCGACACCCGTCCGGACCTGAAAGCTGCGCTTGAGTCGATTCAGCAGGCGACGACGAATCACAAGCTGGCTGCCGCGAACGGTTCCACAGATCCAACCTTCGGCGGCTGGTACACCTACAATCCGTCGTTTAACAATCAATACGCACATCAGACAATAGGAGCCAGCGTGAGCATCCCGCTGCGCATCTTCGATCGCAACCAGGGCGAAAAGCAACGCACACAGCTTGACATTGGACGCAATCAGCAACTTTCGGAAGCGACACGCGCTCAGGTATTCAGCGATGTGGATTCTGCTTATGCAATTGTGAACAGCAATGTCATTCTGTTACGGCCGTACAAAGATAAATACCTATCGCAAGCACTGCGCGTGCGTGACACGGTCACTTATTCGTGGCAGCACGGCGGTGCATCGCTGATGGATTTTCTCAATGCGCAAAGTGACTACCGCGGCGTGCAACTGGCGTACGCGCAGCTGATTGGCTCGTATCTGACGGCGACCGGTCAACTGAATCTTGCCGTCGGGCGTGAGGTGATCCCGTGA
- a CDS encoding ATP-binding protein yields MLSLLFQGSRTSVSVRAGLLIAAIAVLDLCLAKELPMGFLYLLPMLMVGRVFGPWSIGVVALLCTALTEIFDAFAWNLRTGLPRDALYFVAFFCVGLFVYEANRNRQIVLGHLHEIELQRDARLAAEEQLRVLIESSPAAIITADADGCVLMANQAAHRMLSLAPLSLPGRSIHYYFPSLANISRRDSSHQLLRAVMQARGQRDDGEVFLADICFSTYQTGNGSRMAAMILDTSEDLRSREESSLHQILAGSRIVASALSHEIRNICGAIAVVYENFSRSGLLVQNKDFEALGNLVLALEKIADVDLRQSTDQVTAVDLTSVLEDLRIVIAPSLREEGIASTWNLRPDLPPVWADRSSLLQVFLNLATNSIRALSNSSDKHLTIATVAEGHRILVEFTDSGGGVEYPERLFHPFQQGAQATGLGLYVSRAFMRSFGGELRYRPLPDSACFVIELTPTVNGRPHE; encoded by the coding sequence ATGCTTTCACTTTTGTTTCAAGGAAGCAGAACTTCGGTATCGGTCCGCGCGGGGCTTCTTATTGCCGCAATTGCGGTTCTTGATCTGTGTCTGGCCAAAGAGCTGCCGATGGGCTTTTTGTACCTGTTACCCATGCTGATGGTGGGCAGGGTCTTCGGTCCATGGTCTATTGGTGTGGTTGCCTTACTGTGCACAGCGCTTACAGAGATCTTCGATGCCTTTGCCTGGAACCTGCGGACGGGGTTGCCGCGCGATGCGCTCTATTTCGTAGCATTTTTCTGCGTCGGGCTTTTTGTTTACGAAGCGAATCGCAATCGTCAGATTGTCCTTGGCCACTTACATGAAATTGAACTGCAGCGCGATGCTCGGCTCGCAGCAGAAGAGCAACTTCGTGTACTAATCGAGAGTAGTCCAGCCGCGATTATTACCGCGGACGCGGACGGATGCGTGCTGATGGCGAATCAGGCAGCGCACCGCATGCTGTCACTTGCGCCGCTGTCGCTTCCTGGCCGATCTATCCACTATTATTTCCCGTCGTTGGCTAACATCTCCCGTCGAGACTCTAGTCATCAGTTACTGCGCGCTGTTATGCAAGCGCGTGGACAGCGCGACGACGGCGAAGTATTTCTGGCAGATATCTGTTTTTCCACTTATCAGACCGGCAATGGTTCTCGTATGGCAGCAATGATTCTCGATACATCCGAAGACCTGCGCTCTCGCGAAGAGTCGAGTCTGCATCAGATTCTCGCCGGGTCTCGAATCGTTGCCAGCGCACTATCGCATGAGATTCGCAACATCTGCGGCGCTATCGCAGTGGTGTATGAGAATTTTTCGCGCAGCGGTCTACTTGTGCAGAACAAAGACTTCGAGGCATTGGGTAATCTAGTCCTCGCACTTGAGAAGATTGCCGATGTCGACTTGCGCCAATCGACCGATCAGGTCACAGCTGTTGACCTTACCTCCGTGCTCGAAGATTTACGCATCGTAATTGCGCCATCGCTTCGAGAGGAGGGGATTGCCAGTACATGGAACTTGCGGCCAGACCTGCCGCCAGTCTGGGCCGATCGCTCCAGCCTGCTCCAGGTTTTTCTGAATCTCGCCACCAATAGCATTCGGGCACTCTCAAACAGTAGCGATAAACATCTGACAATTGCCACGGTTGCTGAAGGGCACCGTATACTTGTCGAGTTTACCGATAGCGGTGGCGGTGTTGAATACCCTGAGCGACTGTTCCATCCATTTCAGCAAGGAGCTCAAGCCACTGGTTTAGGGCTCTATGTGTCACGTGCCTTCATGCGTTCGTTTGGTGGTGAACTGCGTTACAGACCGTTACCTGACAGCGCTTGCTTCGTTATTGAGCTAACGCCTACTGTTAACGGGAGACCGCATGAGTGA
- a CDS encoding response regulator transcription factor, with protein MEDHQQHCIVALVDDDACVRESLEHLLYAVEIEDRPFSSAEEALQPGKLDSVNCLVTDVRMLGMNGCELQRRLVATLPTRPAIFVTAHPDDKVSSRALAQGAFAFLYKPIDGEEFLRTVRPSRNGAAASC; from the coding sequence GTGGAAGACCATCAGCAACATTGCATCGTCGCCCTGGTAGATGACGATGCATGCGTGCGAGAGTCGCTGGAACATCTGCTTTATGCGGTTGAGATAGAGGACAGACCATTCAGTTCAGCCGAAGAAGCGCTTCAACCAGGAAAACTCGACTCTGTAAATTGCCTAGTTACTGATGTCCGAATGCTTGGGATGAATGGCTGCGAGTTACAGCGACGACTGGTGGCTACCCTTCCTACGCGGCCTGCCATCTTCGTTACGGCTCATCCGGATGATAAGGTTAGCAGCCGCGCTCTTGCTCAAGGTGCATTTGCATTTTTGTACAAGCCAATTGATGGAGAAGAGTTCCTTCGCACGGTAAGGCCGTCGCGAAATGGAGCCGCGGCAAGTTGTTAG
- a CDS encoding FAD-dependent oxidoreductase, with translation MIFSTSSPITFAAPITADLVVYGGTASGVVTAYAAAKEGLHVILLEPGSHLGGMVTGGLSATDVAYFPIIGGYARDFYREAAAHYGVHTLNKHSDWLSEPKVGEAIFTEWLQKTGVEVHFHERLKEKHGVTMSGFHVRSIKTEDGQIWQAKVFADCSYEGDLMAQAGVKYTVGRESREVYNEDLAGVRVDTPKHQFLWKISAYDDKGKLMPEVMPGPMGADGAGDKKVQTYNFRLILTNNPANKLPWTKPEGYNVAQFELLAKYLSQWKENMHREPRMGDVMNPVAIPDKKADFNNNGAFSTDYIGHSWDYPDGSYAKRKRIWDAHLLYTKSFYWFLASDPRVPKPLQDEVNSWGRTKDEFQDTDGWPNQLYIREGRRMIGMYVMKQSDLQTNRTKPDSIAMGSYNSDSHNIQRVAMPDGSVRNEGDVQVPVKPYEIAFGTILPKKSETNNLLVPVCLSASHVAYSSVRMEPQYMMLGQAAGVTAVLAIQGKSAVQDVSIAALQEKLRSQKVILHLDQQVLGIGVE, from the coding sequence TTGATATTTTCGACTTCCTCTCCTATTACGTTTGCTGCTCCGATCACGGCAGATTTGGTAGTGTATGGCGGCACGGCCTCTGGAGTGGTTACAGCCTATGCCGCGGCGAAGGAAGGGCTTCATGTAATTTTGCTTGAGCCCGGTTCTCACCTAGGTGGCATGGTTACCGGCGGATTGTCGGCTACCGATGTTGCTTACTTCCCGATTATTGGAGGTTATGCCCGCGATTTTTACCGTGAGGCTGCGGCACACTATGGAGTTCATACGCTGAACAAACATAGTGATTGGTTGTCTGAACCCAAAGTGGGTGAAGCCATATTTACGGAGTGGCTTCAGAAGACTGGAGTTGAGGTCCATTTTCATGAACGGTTGAAAGAGAAGCATGGCGTAACCATGTCGGGCTTCCATGTCCGCTCCATCAAGACCGAAGACGGCCAGATATGGCAGGCGAAGGTATTTGCCGATTGCAGTTATGAAGGTGACCTGATGGCGCAGGCTGGGGTGAAGTACACCGTAGGCCGCGAGAGCAGGGAAGTGTACAACGAAGATCTTGCCGGCGTTCGTGTGGATACCCCGAAGCACCAGTTCCTCTGGAAGATCTCTGCCTATGACGACAAGGGAAAACTGATGCCCGAGGTCATGCCGGGACCGATGGGAGCGGATGGAGCAGGCGATAAAAAGGTCCAGACTTATAATTTCCGACTAATTCTGACAAACAATCCTGCCAACAAGCTGCCCTGGACAAAACCTGAGGGATATAACGTCGCCCAGTTTGAGCTACTGGCGAAATATCTGAGCCAGTGGAAGGAGAACATGCACCGGGAACCGAGGATGGGCGATGTAATGAATCCAGTGGCGATCCCGGACAAGAAGGCTGATTTCAACAATAACGGAGCCTTCTCCACGGACTATATCGGACACAGCTGGGATTATCCGGACGGAAGCTACGCAAAACGGAAGAGGATCTGGGACGCCCATCTTCTATATACGAAGTCGTTCTATTGGTTTCTCGCCTCCGATCCTCGTGTCCCTAAACCTCTGCAGGATGAGGTCAATAGCTGGGGCAGGACAAAGGACGAGTTTCAGGATACAGATGGCTGGCCCAACCAGCTTTATATCCGCGAAGGCCGGCGCATGATCGGCATGTATGTGATGAAGCAGTCAGACCTGCAGACCAACCGGACTAAGCCCGACTCGATTGCGATGGGCTCTTATAACAGTGATTCGCATAACATCCAACGAGTAGCCATGCCGGATGGAAGCGTCCGGAATGAAGGGGACGTTCAGGTTCCGGTGAAACCTTATGAGATCGCCTTTGGCACCATCCTGCCGAAAAAATCAGAGACGAATAATCTGCTGGTCCCGGTCTGCCTCTCGGCATCGCACGTGGCGTATTCCTCGGTCCGGATGGAGCCGCAGTACATGATGCTTGGACAAGCGGCTGGAGTGACGGCGGTGCTTGCTATTCAAGGTAAAAGTGCTGTCCAGGATGTCAGCATTGCGGCTCTCCAGGAGAAACTGCGAAGCCAGAAAGTAATCCTCCATCTTGATCAACAGGTACTCGGAATCGGCGTGGAATAG
- a CDS encoding response regulator, whose translation MSELLRILLIDDHTLFRESLVRLLEAEPGFQVVAHCATATEAAELIKGTVVDIVLLDYDLGEEVGTTLLEKIRMHKDKPKILMVTAGMRDSLIRNALSAGVSGIIFKHSGPGQLIEGIHKIARGEMWLDTGAIRSLIAVDEVPASSHTPSLTARQYQVLRGILDGLTNKEIASILGVSETSVKAVIQELFHKAGARTRSQLVRIAIEEHSTTWLAEDH comes from the coding sequence ATGAGTGAACTCCTTCGCATCTTGCTGATCGATGATCATACACTTTTCCGTGAGAGCCTTGTACGACTGCTTGAAGCTGAGCCCGGTTTTCAGGTAGTAGCCCATTGTGCCACGGCTACAGAAGCTGCAGAGCTAATTAAGGGCACTGTAGTTGATATTGTGTTGCTCGATTACGATCTTGGAGAAGAGGTCGGCACGACTCTACTTGAAAAGATCCGCATGCATAAGGATAAGCCGAAGATTCTGATGGTTACTGCCGGCATGCGTGACAGTTTGATACGCAATGCGTTGAGCGCAGGCGTTTCCGGCATTATCTTCAAACATAGCGGCCCCGGCCAGCTCATCGAAGGGATCCATAAAATTGCGCGTGGAGAGATGTGGCTCGATACAGGTGCTATTCGCTCACTGATCGCCGTAGATGAAGTGCCAGCCTCTTCGCATACGCCATCTCTAACTGCACGGCAGTATCAGGTGCTGCGCGGCATACTTGACGGTTTAACTAATAAGGAAATAGCGTCAATCCTTGGAGTTTCGGAGACTTCAGTCAAAGCCGTTATCCAGGAGCTTTTCCATAAAGCTGGCGCAAGGACGCGCAGTCAATTAGTTCGGATTGCAATCGAAGAGCATTCAACAACTTGGCTAGCGGAAGATCATTAA
- a CDS encoding efflux RND transporter permease subunit: MIRKIVDFSLQNRFLVLAVAILLFGWGMISFHNLPVEAYPDVANNYVDVITQWPGISAEQMEQQVTIPIEVAVNGIPGVTHVRSWSLFGLSTVEMVFGEETTNFENRERVLERISQVTLPTGVVPQMGTDWSPVGQIYFFTLQSSNPQYDAMELKSLEDWVVEKNLKSVPGVVDVNSFGGPTREYQVRIDPEKLISYGLSISQVEQQIANNNANAGGSFIEAGLQQINIREVGLVRNIQDIENTVVTTKNGTALRIKDIATVSQGAKIRLGQVAHVIHRQDGKILDNPDVTEGIALLQKGADAEPVLEGIHQKVQELNDHILPQGVKLVPFIDRSDLMHFTTHTVLHNLTEGIILVVIILFLFLGNVRGAFIVAITIPFSLLFAAICLDLKHIPANLLSLGALDFGMVVDGAVVMVENIVRHLGHRQEDSRPPIVRIAEAAHEVQRPVFYAIGIIISAYLPIFTLQAVEGRLFKPMAWTVAFALLGALLFSIIIAPVLASFLFRKGAKEWHNPVMIFLTAHYRRSVTWAIEHRWVTVSSALFALLIAVILAFSGVIGSEFLPHLDEGALWVRGILPQSAGPSEGIRITNEARILLCSFPEVTQCTSQTGRPDDGTDHTSFFNTEYFVDLKPKEQWRPVFHGNKDSLIAAMNEQLTQKLPGAIWGFSQPIEDNMEEAVSGVKGQLATKIYGDDLHVLENEAEQAAAVMSRIKGITDLGILQVTGQPDLNFTVDRKQAARFQINIADVQDAIQTAVGGTALSQVLRGEARYDLVMRYLPQYRDTKEAIRNIRLLSPSGERVSLDQLCTVQESDEGSEIFRENNQRYVAIKFGVRGRDLGSTVEEAIDKVNKQVKLPRGYRIAWEGEYQSKQRAQKRMMIIVPLTVLLIFIILYSMYKSFKWAMLILASVAMAPVGGLLALLITGTHFSVSSGVGFLALFGVCVQTGVIMLEYINQLRANGMTIKESAVEGAVLRLRPIMMTMLVATFGLLPAAMSHGIGSDSQRPFAIVIVGGLITALLISIFLLPTLYVWVARDKDVLPSRSDEFEN; the protein is encoded by the coding sequence ATGATTCGCAAGATCGTCGACTTCTCGCTACAAAATCGCTTCCTTGTACTTGCGGTTGCGATTTTGCTGTTCGGCTGGGGCATGATCTCTTTCCACAACTTACCGGTGGAGGCATATCCCGACGTCGCCAATAACTATGTTGACGTAATTACACAGTGGCCCGGAATCTCGGCCGAACAAATGGAGCAACAGGTCACTATCCCCATCGAGGTCGCGGTCAACGGCATCCCCGGGGTAACTCATGTCCGCTCCTGGTCGCTCTTTGGCCTCTCGACCGTCGAAATGGTATTCGGTGAAGAGACAACAAATTTTGAAAACCGCGAGCGTGTGCTCGAAAGAATCTCGCAGGTCACACTCCCTACAGGAGTCGTTCCGCAGATGGGAACTGACTGGAGCCCGGTCGGCCAGATCTATTTCTTTACTCTGCAGAGCTCGAATCCGCAATACGACGCGATGGAGCTCAAATCGCTTGAAGACTGGGTTGTCGAGAAGAATCTTAAATCAGTCCCAGGAGTCGTCGACGTCAACTCCTTCGGTGGCCCCACGCGTGAATACCAGGTTCGCATCGACCCAGAGAAACTGATTTCTTATGGGCTCAGTATCTCGCAAGTAGAGCAGCAGATCGCCAACAATAATGCCAATGCCGGCGGTAGTTTCATCGAGGCCGGCCTTCAGCAGATCAACATTCGTGAAGTTGGCCTCGTCCGCAATATTCAGGACATCGAGAACACTGTAGTCACTACAAAGAACGGTACAGCCCTTCGTATTAAGGACATCGCTACCGTCTCGCAAGGAGCAAAGATCCGCCTCGGTCAGGTAGCACATGTCATCCATCGTCAGGACGGCAAGATCCTTGATAACCCGGATGTAACTGAGGGAATCGCTCTACTGCAAAAGGGCGCCGACGCCGAGCCGGTGCTTGAAGGCATTCATCAGAAAGTGCAGGAGCTGAACGACCACATCCTTCCACAGGGCGTGAAGCTGGTCCCTTTTATCGACCGCAGCGACCTGATGCACTTCACGACACATACCGTGTTGCATAACTTGACCGAGGGTATCATTCTCGTTGTCATCATTCTCTTTCTCTTCCTCGGCAATGTGCGTGGCGCTTTCATTGTTGCCATCACAATACCGTTCTCCCTTCTGTTTGCAGCTATCTGCCTTGACTTAAAACATATTCCGGCCAATCTGCTTTCGCTCGGAGCGTTGGATTTCGGTATGGTCGTTGATGGCGCTGTCGTGATGGTGGAGAACATCGTCCGTCATCTCGGCCACAGACAGGAGGACAGCCGACCGCCAATCGTCCGCATCGCAGAGGCGGCGCACGAAGTACAGCGGCCTGTCTTCTATGCCATTGGCATCATCATTTCTGCATATCTGCCCATCTTTACGCTGCAAGCGGTCGAGGGAAGGCTCTTCAAACCGATGGCGTGGACAGTCGCTTTCGCGTTATTGGGGGCACTACTGTTTTCCATCATCATTGCACCGGTGCTTGCCAGCTTCCTCTTTCGTAAAGGAGCCAAAGAGTGGCACAACCCAGTGATGATCTTCCTGACTGCGCACTATCGCAGGAGTGTTACATGGGCAATCGAGCATCGTTGGGTGACCGTAAGCAGCGCACTCTTCGCATTGCTAATTGCCGTTATTCTGGCTTTTAGTGGTGTGATTGGTTCCGAGTTCCTGCCTCACCTCGATGAAGGCGCACTCTGGGTGCGCGGCATCCTCCCGCAAAGCGCGGGGCCAAGCGAAGGCATTCGTATCACTAATGAAGCACGCATCCTTCTCTGTTCCTTCCCCGAAGTGACACAGTGCACCAGTCAGACAGGAAGGCCCGATGATGGTACGGACCACACTAGCTTCTTCAACACAGAGTACTTCGTCGATCTGAAGCCAAAGGAGCAGTGGAGACCTGTCTTTCATGGCAATAAGGACTCTCTGATTGCCGCCATGAATGAACAGCTGACCCAAAAACTTCCTGGTGCCATCTGGGGCTTTTCACAGCCAATCGAAGACAACATGGAAGAAGCCGTCAGCGGAGTCAAAGGTCAGCTCGCAACCAAAATCTACGGCGATGATCTCCACGTGCTTGAAAATGAGGCCGAGCAGGCTGCGGCAGTTATGAGCCGAATCAAGGGAATCACCGACCTCGGCATCCTGCAGGTGACCGGCCAGCCGGATCTTAATTTTACGGTCGACCGCAAACAGGCAGCGCGCTTTCAGATCAACATCGCCGATGTGCAGGATGCCATTCAAACCGCCGTCGGTGGTACCGCTCTTTCACAGGTCCTGCGCGGAGAAGCGCGCTATGACCTGGTAATGCGTTATCTTCCGCAATATCGCGATACCAAGGAAGCGATCCGCAATATTCGTCTTCTATCTCCTTCCGGCGAGCGCGTCTCGCTCGATCAACTCTGTACCGTGCAGGAGAGTGACGAAGGTTCAGAGATCTTTCGCGAAAATAACCAGCGTTACGTTGCCATCAAATTTGGTGTCCGAGGCCGCGACCTCGGTAGTACGGTTGAAGAAGCAATTGATAAAGTCAATAAGCAGGTCAAGCTTCCTCGTGGTTATCGCATCGCATGGGAAGGCGAGTACCAGAGTAAACAGCGCGCTCAGAAGCGAATGATGATCATCGTGCCGCTTACCGTATTACTGATCTTCATCATCCTGTATTCGATGTATAAGTCCTTCAAGTGGGCCATGCTGATTCTTGCCAGCGTTGCCATGGCGCCGGTAGGCGGCCTGCTGGCCTTGCTTATTACAGGCACGCACTTCAGCGTTTCTTCCGGCGTTGGATTTCTTGCTCTCTTTGGCGTTTGCGTGCAAACCGGAGTCATCATGCTTGAGTACATCAATCAACTGCGGGCCAACGGAATGACTATCAAAGAGTCGGCGGTCGAAGGCGCCGTGCTACGCCTGCGGCCCATCATGATGACCATGCTCGTGGCCACCTTCGGACTACTGCCTGCTGCCATGTCTCACGGCATCGGGTCTGACTCTCAGCGCCCTTTCGCCATTGTTATCGTCGGCGGATTAATTACAGCCCTCCTCATCAGCATCTTCCTTTTACCCACTCTGTACGTCTGGGTCGCGCGAGATAAGGATGTTTTGCCTTCACGATCCGATGAGTTTGAGAACTAA
- a CDS encoding LuxR C-terminal-related transcriptional regulator produces the protein MKILPSFSLLVTGHPLSCQGHESRCDGIPFKAFRARRIASRHRQRCSSRRRATVKKRAELNAIEKRYLLLTPREREVLPYVVSGLLNKETAWELGTSDITIRIHRGQIMKKMAAISRGYRANCGKAWHSKELGSNTKR, from the coding sequence GTGAAAATCCTCCCATCATTTTCCTTGCTGGTCACGGGACATCCTCTCAGCTGTCAAGGCCATGAAAGCCGGTGCGATGGAATTCCTTTCAAAGCCTTTCGAGCCAGAAGAATTGCTTCACGACATCGACAGCGCTGTTCGTCTCGACGGCGAGCTACGGTTAAAAAACGCGCGGAACTCAATGCGATAGAGAAACGATACTTGCTGCTCACTCCCAGAGAGCGCGAGGTCCTTCCGTATGTTGTCTCGGGTCTGTTGAACAAGGAGACGGCATGGGAATTAGGTACCAGTGATATCACCATTCGTATCCACAGAGGCCAAATCATGAAGAAAATGGCCGCAATCTCTCGCGGATATCGTGCGAATTGCGGGAAAGCTTGGCATTCCAAAGAGCTAGGGTCTAATACAAAACGATAA